The Melospiza georgiana isolate bMelGeo1 chromosome Z, bMelGeo1.pri, whole genome shotgun sequence genome contains a region encoding:
- the PLIN2 gene encoding perilipin-2 — protein MALAAIDPQQNIVSRVANLPLVSSTYDMVSTAYITTKDNYPYLKSVCEIAEKGVKTITSVAMTSAMPIIQKLEPQIVVANNYACIGLDKIEERLPILNQPTDKVVANAKDVVVGAREAVTTTVTGAKETVAHTITGVVGKTKEAVQDSVEMTKSVVSGSINTVLGSRVVQMVSSGVDSALTKSETLVDQYLPLTEAELEKEAANVEGFEVGVQKPSYYVRLGSLSSKVRTRAYQQALNKVRDAKQKSQETISQLHYTVSLIEYARKNVNSANKKLLGAQEKLYQSWVEWKKNTGQNDGDDLRSAEHIESRTLAIAQSLTQQLQTTCLTLVSSLQGLPQNVQDQVYSIGSMAGDVYQSFRSASSFQELSDSFIAASKGQLKKMKESLDDVMDYLVNNTPLNWLVPDFAITDLSSESDDVPDILDLDEEDQQDFSRTNGPYTTGQRAE, from the exons ATGGCATTGGCAGCAATTGATCCACAGCAG AACATTGTATCGAGGGTTGCCAACCTTCCTTTGGTGAGCTCCACCTATGATATGGTGTCCACAGCTTACATCACCACAAAGGATAACTATCCTTATTTGAAGTCAGTGTGTGAGATAGCAGAGAAAGGAGTGAAGACGATTACATCAGTAGCCATGACAAGTGCTATGCCTATCATTCAGAAACTGGAACCACAAA TTGTAGTTGCCAACAACTATGCCTGTATAGGTCTAGACAAAATTGAAGAGAGACTGCCTATACTGAATCAACCCACCGACAAG GTTGTTGCCAATGCCAAGGATGTAGTTGTTGGAGCCAGAGAAGCTGTAACAACCACTGTGACTGGTGCCAAGGAAACTGTTGCTCACACGATCACTGGAGTTGTGGGCAAGACTAAGGAAGCAGTGCAAGACAGCGTAGAAATGACCAAGTCAGTTGTCAGTGGCAGCATTAACACTGTCCTGGGAAGTCGTGTGGTGCAAATGGTGAGCAGTGGTGTGGACAGTGCTCTCACAAAATCAGAGACCCTTGTAGACCAGTATCTTCCACTTACAGAAGCAGAACTAG AGAAAGAAGCTGCAAATGTTGAAGGCTTTGAAGTTGGAGTCCAAAAGCCAAGCTACTATGTTAGACTAGGATCCCTGTCTTCAAAGGTCCGCACACGTGCCTACCAACAAGCCTTAAACAAAGTTAGAGATGCTAAACAGAAAAGCCAGGAGACAATCTCTCAGCTCCACTACACTGTTAGTCTG ATTGAGTATGCCAGAAAGAACGTGAATAGTGCCAATAAGAAACTTCTTGGTGCTCAGGAAAAGCTTTATCAGTCCTGGGtagaatggaagaaaaatacagGCCAAAATGATGGTGATGATCTGCGTAGTGCTGAG CACATTGAGTCAAGAACTCTAGCTATTGCACAGAGCCTCACTCAACAGCTTCAGACCACCTGCCTCACACTGGTCTCAAGCCTTCAGGGGCTGCCACAGAATGTACAGGATCAGGTTTACAGTATTGGGTCAATGGCAGGTGATGTCTACCAGAGCTTTCGGTCAGCATCCTCTTTCCAAGAATTATCAGACAGCTTCATTGCAGCTAGCAAAGGacagctgaagaaaatgaaGGAGTCTCTGGATGATGTGATGGATTATCTTGTTAACAACACACCGCTCAACTGGCTG